One Nitrospirota bacterium genomic region harbors:
- a CDS encoding transposase, whose product MKEQTTAAPSASRQAWWDHLEAFARGHIQRWVQSLLEEEVTTGLGRPKSARRAAVDAPAGYRNRYGKPRKLTLTCGTITVRRPRVRGLPERFVSRVLPLFKRWTKEVGELLPKLYLHGLAHGDFELALRGLLGEGAPLSTASLQRLKAQWQQEYDTWKTRRLDDLEVVYAWADGLYVKAGLEDSKAALLVVIGALTDGQKMVLAVDSGQRESQESWSAVLRDLRAHGLKPWRCTVADGHLGIWAALAEQQPTAAEQRCWNHKIVNVLDAIPTKYQAEATTWLKAIP is encoded by the coding sequence GTGAAGGAGCAGACTACAGCAGCCCCGTCCGCGTCAAGGCAGGCATGGTGGGACCATCTGGAGGCCTTTGCCCGGGGCCACATCCAACGGTGGGTCCAATCGCTCTTGGAGGAAGAAGTGACGACCGGGCTGGGACGTCCGAAGTCCGCCCGACGGGCGGCCGTCGATGCGCCGGCGGGATATCGCAACCGGTACGGCAAACCGCGGAAGCTGACGCTCACGTGTGGGACGATCACCGTGCGGCGGCCACGGGTGCGGGGCCTGCCCGAACGCTTCGTCAGTCGCGTCCTGCCGTTGTTCAAGCGGTGGACGAAGGAGGTCGGCGAGCTCCTGCCCAAGTTATACCTGCATGGCTTGGCGCACGGAGACTTTGAGCTGGCCTTGCGGGGGCTGTTGGGCGAGGGGGCCCCGCTGTCGACGGCCTCCCTGCAGCGACTCAAGGCCCAGTGGCAACAGGAATATGACACCTGGAAGACCCGGCGGCTGGATGATCTGGAGGTCGTGTACGCGTGGGCGGACGGGCTGTACGTCAAAGCGGGGTTGGAGGACAGTAAAGCCGCGCTGCTCGTGGTGATCGGGGCGCTGACCGACGGTCAGAAGATGGTCCTCGCGGTCGACAGTGGCCAGCGGGAATCCCAGGAGTCCTGGAGTGCCGTCCTGCGGGATCTGCGGGCGCATGGCCTGAAGCCCTGGCGGTGCACGGTGGCCGATGGCCATCTCGGGATCTGGGCCGCGCTTGCCGAGCAGCAGCCGACGGCGGCCGAGCAGCGGTGCTGGAACCATAAGATCGTCAACGTGCTCGATGCGATCCCGACGAAGTACCAGGCGGAGGCCACGACCTGGCTGAAAGCCATTCCGTAG
- a CDS encoding prepilin-type N-terminal cleavage/methylation domain-containing protein, which yields MFMMISVRTQQGFTLIELLIVVAVLGIVSAIAIPNFIRYQGKSRQSEAKTNLGGVFVAEAAYYGEQSRYSNFGDIGFAVAASTNRYTYRSQQTTVSGGVVSPSTVFSINAGIGSVTPENTVVAAASSGSGFTATATANLDNDPTIDQWHVNDIKQNLQMPDTDDVSG from the coding sequence ATGTTTATGATGATATCTGTGCGGACTCAACAGGGCTTTACCTTGATCGAGTTGCTGATTGTGGTAGCTGTGCTTGGTATTGTCTCCGCGATCGCAATCCCCAACTTTATACGATATCAAGGGAAATCTCGACAGTCAGAAGCGAAGACCAATCTGGGCGGGGTGTTCGTAGCAGAGGCTGCATATTACGGCGAGCAGTCGCGGTATAGCAATTTCGGGGATATAGGCTTTGCGGTAGCCGCCTCCACTAACCGTTATACTTATCGGTCTCAACAGACCACTGTGAGTGGCGGCGTTGTCAGCCCCAGCACGGTCTTTTCAATTAATGCAGGTATTGGGTCCGTCACTCCCGAAAACACAGTGGTAGCAGCGGCCTCGAGCGGATCAGGGTTCACTGCGACTGCAACTGCCAACTTGGACAACGACCCGACCATTGACCAGTGGCATGTGAATGACATCAAGCAGAATCTCCAGATGCCGGATACCGATGACGTGTCTGGATAA
- a CDS encoding O-antigen ligase family protein: MIIRLAVLLLATVYLVQGIGQGFFLWIPLRINQPILCYLALALLSAGLSPYKHQTVQWVVVLFTYAALLYLIVFFVTEWDHVVKLLAVVVGIGIMEAALALIQSGWFSALRPTGTFFNPNFLAGYLAAVVTVIVGVLCYARVGMPWVDRAGNLRKELLCASWPARRISYAPLTEILASIAALGLLLSAILWTGSRGAVLGLLVGVSLVAGFRFGRRGLVVLLMIVVTGLVIPNPLRTRVIAEHTMNPVAYTRIHMWKQSARMMVDHPFGVGLGLYQYVYPRYAFPVGDQIARYGKIAQTPHSEYLQMGVELGVASVVVFCWGIATVGQAAASVLRLRLRRWQRGTIAGVTGAAAGILVHAAVDSNLHEPAIAILLTLFVAIILVAERLSRRHEERTKAIAVRPKWVWAVAGFVVITVLAVGFVRLGLAWVAYEAGLRAQAAENMEQAITKYQMAIALDPGKALYHNSLASIYFWIFQKIGDRAAAEAAMDELRAAIERNPVDGRLFALLGFVHTSMASSRLASESPDLRLSWLRIAVRAYERALELEPYSAFDRLELGRLYLALGDRRTAEQRVREAVELEPNFLPGREWLVRLYVKSGRAEDRASALQEYREILDRRQRYNGWAKDALEERYLRANVASLAAQLGQAGMDPS; encoded by the coding sequence ATGATCATTCGTCTGGCTGTGCTCCTGTTGGCTACGGTCTACCTGGTGCAGGGAATTGGGCAGGGTTTCTTTTTGTGGATTCCACTACGGATCAACCAGCCGATTCTGTGTTATCTGGCCCTTGCACTCCTTTCGGCGGGACTATCTCCCTACAAGCATCAAACTGTGCAGTGGGTGGTTGTCTTATTCACCTATGCGGCGCTGCTCTATTTGATTGTGTTTTTCGTGACTGAATGGGATCATGTCGTAAAACTGCTCGCCGTCGTCGTCGGGATTGGAATCATGGAAGCTGCTTTGGCGCTTATCCAGAGCGGCTGGTTTAGTGCGCTTCGACCAACGGGCACGTTCTTTAATCCCAATTTTCTTGCGGGCTATCTTGCGGCCGTTGTGACCGTTATTGTCGGTGTCCTGTGCTATGCAAGAGTTGGAATGCCTTGGGTTGATAGAGCCGGAAACCTGCGAAAAGAGCTGCTGTGTGCGTCATGGCCTGCGAGGCGTATAAGCTATGCGCCGCTGACCGAAATACTAGCAAGCATTGCGGCGCTTGGTCTTTTGCTTTCCGCGATTCTTTGGACCGGTTCGCGCGGGGCGGTCTTGGGCCTGCTAGTCGGCGTGTCGCTGGTCGCAGGATTTCGCTTCGGCCGCCGTGGGCTCGTTGTTCTATTGATGATTGTGGTCACCGGTCTAGTGATTCCCAATCCCTTGCGAACCAGAGTGATAGCTGAGCACACGATGAATCCGGTTGCCTATACTCGCATCCACATGTGGAAGCAATCCGCTCGCATGATGGTTGATCACCCGTTCGGTGTCGGGCTGGGACTTTATCAATACGTGTATCCCCGATATGCATTCCCGGTGGGAGATCAAATCGCTCGATATGGAAAGATTGCGCAGACACCTCATAGTGAATACCTGCAGATGGGTGTGGAGCTCGGAGTTGCGAGCGTCGTGGTGTTTTGTTGGGGTATCGCCACAGTCGGACAAGCCGCTGCATCAGTGCTGCGACTCCGCCTGCGCCGATGGCAACGCGGGACGATCGCGGGTGTAACGGGCGCAGCAGCGGGAATCCTCGTTCATGCCGCCGTAGACTCCAACCTGCATGAGCCGGCCATCGCGATTCTCTTGACCCTGTTCGTAGCGATCATCTTGGTGGCCGAGCGACTGTCTAGGCGCCATGAGGAACGAACGAAAGCAATCGCTGTGAGGCCGAAGTGGGTCTGGGCTGTCGCGGGGTTCGTCGTGATCACTGTACTTGCAGTTGGATTCGTGCGCCTGGGGCTTGCGTGGGTAGCATATGAAGCAGGGTTGCGTGCCCAGGCGGCAGAAAATATGGAACAAGCAATCACCAAATATCAAATGGCGATCGCGCTCGATCCAGGCAAGGCCCTCTATCACAATTCTCTGGCGTCTATCTATTTCTGGATTTTCCAGAAGATCGGAGATAGAGCGGCCGCCGAGGCAGCGATGGACGAACTCAGAGCGGCTATCGAGCGAAATCCCGTTGATGGACGTCTCTTCGCGTTGCTGGGATTTGTGCATACCTCGATGGCATCTTCTCGGCTCGCGTCCGAGTCACCGGATCTGAGGCTTTCCTGGCTGCGGATCGCAGTGCGGGCTTATGAGCGAGCCCTGGAATTGGAGCCCTACTCGGCCTTCGATCGTTTGGAACTGGGGCGACTGTATCTGGCTTTGGGTGATCGCCGCACGGCCGAGCAGCGTGTCCGTGAGGCAGTTGAGCTGGAGCCGAATTTTCTGCCTGGACGGGAATGGTTGGTCCGGCTTTATGTGAAATCCGGACGAGCTGAAGATCGAGCTTCGGCCTTGCAAGAGTATCGGGAGATTCTCGATCGTCGGCAGCGGTACAACGGATGGGCGAAAGATGCACTTGAAGAGCGATATCTCAGGGCGAACGTCGCTTCCTTGGCCGCACAGTTAGGGCAAGCGGGGATGGACCCGTCATGA
- a CDS encoding ABC transporter ATP-binding protein, with translation MDVILVEDLTKSFKPNWPWQTPITALAGLSFSVSRGEIYGFLGPNGAGKTTTLKILMGLMRATSGKAEVLGKPAGDVETRRRIGFLPESPYFYDYLTAEEFLAFYGHLAGLGSTELDRRVTDLLELVGLTEARTRQLRKFSKGMLQRIGLAQALIHDPELIILDEPMSGLDPIGRKQVRDVILSLRDQGKTVFFSTHIIPDVEMICDRVGIVVKGKLLASGRVDELVSGNTRSVEIVCEGLAPDQVSFVAPDAARVLTRGRQCLIALPVPDRLEEVLAGIRRHGGRLISVTPQKGSLEDLFLSQTGMKIEE, from the coding sequence GTGGATGTCATCCTTGTCGAAGACTTGACGAAATCCTTCAAGCCGAACTGGCCCTGGCAGACTCCCATCACGGCGCTCGCAGGCCTTTCATTCTCAGTGAGCCGGGGAGAGATCTATGGATTCCTGGGACCTAATGGTGCCGGCAAGACGACGACGCTAAAGATCCTTATGGGACTCATGCGGGCGACGAGCGGGAAAGCCGAAGTCTTGGGCAAACCGGCCGGCGATGTCGAGACCCGTCGGAGAATCGGCTTCCTTCCGGAGTCACCTTATTTTTACGATTATCTGACGGCGGAAGAGTTTCTTGCGTTTTACGGACATCTCGCAGGGCTTGGAAGTACTGAGCTTGATCGCCGAGTGACCGACTTGCTCGAATTGGTGGGATTGACCGAAGCGAGGACCAGACAGCTCCGGAAATTTTCGAAAGGGATGTTGCAGCGGATAGGGCTGGCGCAGGCCCTCATTCATGATCCCGAGCTGATCATTCTCGATGAGCCGATGTCTGGCTTGGACCCAATCGGACGCAAGCAAGTTCGCGACGTGATCCTGAGTTTGCGGGACCAAGGGAAGACCGTGTTTTTCAGCACCCACATCATTCCGGACGTCGAGATGATCTGTGATCGAGTCGGAATCGTCGTCAAAGGGAAACTGCTCGCCAGTGGTCGGGTTGACGAGTTGGTGAGCGGGAATACCCGCTCCGTAGAGATCGTTTGCGAAGGATTGGCGCCCGACCAGGTATCCTTTGTGGCGCCGGACGCCGCGCGCGTACTGACCAGGGGGCGGCAGTGTCTCATTGCGCTGCCCGTTCCGGATCGGCTGGAAGAGGTGCTGGCAGGAATCCGGCGACATGGCGGGCGGTTGATCTCCGTCACTCCGCAGAAGGGCTCTCTAGAGGATCTCTTTCTGTCACAAACCGGTATGAAGATTGAAGAATAG
- a CDS encoding ABC transporter permease subunit has product MWSVIVIAFNTFRENLRDKILYNLLFFAMLLIGASVLLGELTIAEQKKVVTDTGLAAINLVGVLIAVFVGIGLVTKEIERRTVYTIMARPISRVQFLFGKYFGLIVTLLVNVLIMLAVFIVTLLMNHSPVHLSLLQAVELIFVELLLVTALALFFSTFSSSTLSAIMTLAFYVIGHLTTDLKGIAEKTKSEALKSIMTGLYYVCPNLEMLNVKGQAAIGIAIPVAYQAMASAYGLLYAAMLIAAACTVFQRRDF; this is encoded by the coding sequence ATGTGGAGTGTCATTGTGATCGCATTCAACACCTTTCGTGAAAACCTGCGCGACAAGATTCTGTACAACCTCCTGTTCTTCGCGATGTTGCTGATCGGCGCGTCGGTGCTGTTGGGGGAGCTCACGATCGCAGAACAGAAAAAGGTCGTGACCGATACAGGACTCGCCGCGATCAACCTGGTGGGAGTGTTGATCGCCGTGTTCGTCGGCATCGGACTTGTGACCAAAGAAATCGAACGGCGTACTGTGTATACCATCATGGCAAGGCCGATTAGCCGAGTGCAGTTTCTGTTTGGCAAGTACTTTGGCCTAATAGTAACGCTGCTGGTCAACGTGCTGATCATGCTCGCGGTCTTTATCGTCACGCTGTTGATGAATCACTCGCCAGTTCATCTGTCGCTGTTGCAGGCGGTCGAGTTGATCTTCGTCGAATTGTTGCTGGTGACCGCGTTGGCCCTGTTCTTTTCCACTTTCAGCTCCTCGACGCTGAGCGCCATCATGACGCTGGCATTCTATGTGATCGGCCATTTGACCACCGATCTCAAGGGGATCGCCGAGAAGACCAAAAGCGAAGCGCTTAAGTCGATCATGACTGGATTGTATTATGTCTGTCCGAATTTGGAGATGCTCAATGTGAAGGGCCAGGCCGCGATTGGAATAGCCATCCCGGTGGCGTACCAAGCGATGGCCTCGGCGTACGGGCTATTGTACGCTGCGATGCTAATCGCAGCTGCCTGTACAGTCTTTCAGCGACGTGATTTCTAA
- a CDS encoding glycosyltransferase family 39 protein yields MESAVLSRLRVVVLKPPLRLPNLPIAALAVLTPVSAYLMRVLIRPQGALLYSLAVLAALAAMVETIAHTRVSDELKWWEAVMISQEMDGYFIIPYVLLIGIFGWYGRMWQVSVPGERMWSWFSMAGILAVGGSFRLKRLVEVAWSRLDPDAIGYMQLAEKMRSPYDTGSREPLWIWMIKGWFWLTGDSTVHLRLLTVFLSLVLILVAYKLFRDYTGQPLVGLLVAALLSVNPYLISLSVRGLREEAYLITVMGFVYAVLVKGDQLGCRSRQIGQALFGAAAHLLRFNSYTFVIPLLLLWAWRERAGKWRSVLLPLALIAAVSIPHLVHNAKTFGDPLYSVNVHFVWLRNVEFVILKQVGCAGCPSREQMEVNATPGPSLGAFEYLFGLHSVEEILSRTLQGYVDMYLRPTDQFEIQIGTQAHPAYVFYLLGLGLLLFSQHREMIVVIVLLANAVPFAVSLGIDPRLGVQTVPFATFILAYSIWWSFEQVARYRNTVDVSAWMTRCRTMHEFR; encoded by the coding sequence GTGGAAAGTGCAGTCCTATCACGCCTGCGCGTTGTTGTCCTGAAGCCTCCGCTCCGTTTGCCCAACCTGCCTATTGCGGCGCTGGCAGTCCTCACACCGGTGTCGGCGTATCTAATGCGGGTGTTGATCCGCCCACAAGGGGCGTTGCTATACAGCCTTGCAGTGTTAGCCGCCTTGGCGGCAATGGTGGAAACGATTGCGCACACACGGGTAAGTGATGAGCTCAAGTGGTGGGAAGCTGTCATGATCAGTCAAGAGATGGACGGCTATTTCATAATCCCATATGTGTTGCTGATAGGAATCTTTGGCTGGTATGGACGCATGTGGCAGGTGTCTGTTCCGGGAGAACGAATGTGGTCATGGTTTTCCATGGCAGGCATCCTCGCTGTCGGTGGGAGTTTTCGACTGAAGCGGCTGGTCGAGGTAGCCTGGAGCAGGCTTGATCCTGACGCGATCGGATATATGCAGCTGGCCGAGAAGATGCGGAGCCCCTACGATACCGGATCTCGAGAACCTCTGTGGATTTGGATGATCAAAGGCTGGTTCTGGCTCACAGGTGACTCGACTGTGCATCTCCGCCTGCTCACTGTGTTCTTGTCGTTGGTTCTGATCCTGGTCGCCTACAAGTTGTTCCGAGATTACACTGGGCAACCACTAGTCGGTCTCCTGGTCGCTGCGCTGCTTAGCGTGAATCCATATCTGATCAGTCTGAGCGTGCGGGGACTGCGAGAGGAGGCGTATCTGATCACTGTGATGGGTTTTGTTTACGCAGTGTTGGTCAAAGGAGACCAACTGGGATGTAGAAGTCGGCAAATTGGACAAGCACTGTTTGGCGCAGCGGCGCATCTGCTGCGGTTTAACAGTTACACGTTTGTGATCCCTCTCCTTTTGCTCTGGGCGTGGCGAGAAAGGGCAGGAAAATGGAGATCCGTGCTGCTTCCGCTGGCGCTCATTGCTGCCGTGTCAATCCCCCATCTTGTGCATAACGCGAAGACGTTTGGCGATCCTCTCTATAGCGTCAACGTGCATTTTGTCTGGCTTCGTAATGTTGAGTTTGTGATTCTGAAGCAAGTCGGATGTGCGGGATGTCCGAGTCGCGAGCAGATGGAGGTAAATGCCACCCCTGGACCGTCGCTGGGTGCCTTCGAGTATTTGTTCGGGTTGCATAGCGTCGAAGAGATTCTCAGTCGAACACTCCAGGGGTACGTTGACATGTATTTGAGGCCCACGGATCAGTTCGAGATTCAAATCGGCACACAAGCGCACCCAGCCTACGTGTTTTATCTCCTTGGGCTTGGACTGCTTCTGTTTAGCCAGCACAGAGAAATGATCGTGGTCATTGTACTGTTGGCGAACGCGGTTCCGTTCGCAGTGTCTCTCGGAATCGATCCTCGACTAGGTGTTCAGACGGTCCCGTTTGCGACCTTTATATTGGCCTATTCCATCTGGTGGTCGTTCGAGCAGGTTGCCCGTTACCGGAATACGGTGGATGTGTCGGCTTGGATGACTCGCTGTCGGACGATGCACGAATTTCGATAA
- a CDS encoding ABC transporter permease, translated as MRLIRYRGLLWTLALGELKARHRQTALGVLWALVQPVSMMLVFLTVFSVFVKVPVEGVSYAVFAYTGLLSWLFFANSLSLGSSSIVANMSLITKASFPREVIPLSRVLTVSFDFLVGATVLGVLLILSEVPVSFAWLAVPGILAIQIMFTTGLVLLVSALYVLKRDLGSLLPLILQIWMFLSPVVYPVEVIPEQYRTLYMVNPMAMILEAYRNALLRGTLPPPELIVFSLTLASVALVMGYVYFKTVELRFADVM; from the coding sequence ATGCGACTCATCCGATATCGGGGGCTTCTTTGGACGCTCGCGTTGGGAGAACTGAAGGCGCGCCATCGGCAGACCGCGCTAGGCGTGCTGTGGGCTCTGGTCCAGCCGGTCTCGATGATGTTGGTCTTCCTGACCGTCTTCTCCGTGTTCGTCAAGGTTCCGGTCGAAGGCGTCTCCTATGCGGTGTTCGCTTACACAGGATTGTTGAGTTGGCTGTTTTTTGCAAATTCCCTCTCATTGGGATCGTCCAGCATCGTAGCCAACATGAGTCTCATCACGAAGGCCAGTTTCCCGCGCGAAGTCATTCCTCTGTCGAGAGTTCTGACCGTCAGCTTTGATTTTTTGGTCGGTGCCACGGTCCTCGGCGTTCTGCTGATTCTTTCAGAGGTTCCAGTTTCGTTTGCCTGGCTTGCGGTGCCAGGAATTCTGGCTATTCAAATCATGTTCACGACCGGGCTGGTGTTACTGGTCTCCGCTCTCTACGTGCTCAAACGGGATCTCGGAAGTCTGTTACCGCTGATCCTTCAGATATGGATGTTCCTCAGCCCAGTGGTATATCCGGTCGAGGTGATTCCAGAACAGTATCGAACGCTCTACATGGTGAATCCGATGGCCATGATATTGGAGGCTTATCGCAATGCTCTGCTCCGAGGAACGTTGCCGCCGCCCGAATTGATTGTGTTTTCGTTGACGCTGGCTAGCGTCGCGCTGGTGATGGGATATGTCTACTTTAAGACTGTGGAACTCAGGTTCGCGGACGTGATGTAG
- a CDS encoding ABC transporter ATP-binding protein, with the protein MVIQFDDVSKCYNGLPPTLLRTFSRFFTPSIDSAGNGSGGKQSEFWAIRHLSFEVEHGETLGIIGSNGAGKSTILKLIAGITAPTTGRLAVEGRVGSLIELGAGFNQDLTGRENIYLNAAVLGLTRREIEQRFDRIVAFSGLKDFLDTPVKYYSSGMYARLGFAIAVHVEADILLTDEILAVGDAAFQRQCYEKFQDLKTSTTIVLVSHDLARVKEICTRVLWINEGCLERIGKPNEVVDAYLEFVRLEREQKLKGIRPLGPEPGVRRWGSGEIEIVKVTTHDAHGQPRTVFRTCEDLIVRICYQVHRPFRDPGFGVKIHAADGTCIHATNTFMRATRVAINAEAGSIEVRYSKLPLLAGQYWLTVGVASENNWSAPYDVREFVQHFEIVTTHPNVGFIVLDHEWSVTGYAC; encoded by the coding sequence ATGGTCATCCAGTTCGACGATGTTTCGAAGTGCTACAACGGACTTCCGCCCACCCTTCTACGCACGTTCTCTCGATTCTTTACACCATCAATAGACTCGGCTGGCAACGGGAGTGGCGGGAAACAATCCGAATTCTGGGCGATCCGGCACCTCAGCTTTGAAGTTGAGCACGGCGAGACTCTCGGAATCATCGGGTCCAATGGAGCTGGGAAGAGCACGATTTTGAAATTGATCGCTGGCATCACCGCTCCGACGACAGGCCGGCTCGCCGTGGAAGGACGGGTTGGGTCGTTGATCGAGTTGGGCGCTGGTTTCAACCAGGATTTGACCGGGCGCGAGAATATTTATTTGAACGCTGCCGTGCTGGGGTTGACCAGACGGGAAATCGAACAACGCTTTGACCGGATCGTGGCCTTTTCAGGGCTGAAAGACTTTTTGGATACGCCGGTGAAGTATTACTCCTCTGGTATGTACGCGAGGCTGGGGTTTGCGATCGCCGTTCACGTGGAGGCCGATATCCTGCTAACGGATGAAATTTTGGCAGTTGGCGACGCGGCGTTTCAGCGCCAATGCTACGAGAAATTTCAGGACTTGAAGACCTCGACTACGATCGTCCTTGTCTCGCATGATTTGGCACGGGTGAAAGAGATATGTACGCGTGTCCTTTGGATCAATGAAGGGTGTCTGGAGCGCATAGGGAAGCCCAATGAGGTGGTGGACGCGTATCTTGAGTTTGTCCGACTAGAACGGGAACAGAAGCTTAAAGGAATACGCCCCTTAGGTCCGGAGCCCGGGGTAAGGAGATGGGGAAGCGGAGAGATCGAAATTGTGAAGGTCACCACACATGATGCTCATGGACAACCACGGACTGTTTTCAGGACATGCGAGGATCTCATTGTCCGCATCTGTTATCAGGTGCACAGGCCGTTTCGCGATCCTGGGTTTGGTGTGAAAATTCATGCCGCAGATGGGACGTGCATTCATGCGACTAACACGTTCATGCGGGCGACTCGTGTGGCCATTAATGCTGAAGCTGGATCAATTGAGGTGCGCTATTCAAAGTTGCCGCTCTTAGCGGGTCAGTACTGGCTCACAGTGGGCGTTGCCTCCGAAAACAATTGGAGCGCACCCTACGACGTGCGGGAATTTGTTCAACACTTCGAGATTGTGACAACTCACCCAAACGTGGGGTTTATCGTCCTTGATCATGAGTGGAGTGTGACTGGTTATGCATGTTGA
- a CDS encoding class I SAM-dependent methyltransferase, with translation MHVERIIPHLHYGPSYSSYAEHLGRYMFVARLLGPTATVLDLGCGSGYGAAYLAEASGRTVIGVDLSAEAISYARNHCQMHRLSFLRATAPMLPIKSESVDAAIALEVIEHVKDAKAVVCEIRRILKPAGICVVSTPNRLVNGTGMTPDNPYHVREYTPEEFRTLLRVAFAEFSLYGQAYTPAFLAFQENMRRIWHNLSLIPTLFHELHALRSRLERDERLIGLALLRKLKQKLARNKKETAAVSPEPTADVERAFRHMQALVNSMADREVTPYGIEKAPVIVAVCRA, from the coding sequence ATGCATGTTGAGCGCATCATTCCCCATCTGCACTATGGTCCATCCTATTCCTCCTACGCCGAACATCTGGGCCGGTACATGTTTGTGGCCAGGCTACTTGGGCCGACTGCCACGGTGCTTGATTTAGGATGCGGGAGCGGATACGGCGCCGCGTATCTCGCCGAAGCATCGGGACGAACTGTGATAGGTGTCGACCTGTCCGCCGAAGCGATCTCCTATGCCAGGAACCATTGTCAGATGCATCGACTTAGTTTTCTCAGAGCTACAGCGCCGATGCTTCCGATAAAGTCAGAAAGCGTGGATGCCGCGATCGCACTGGAGGTTATCGAACATGTGAAAGACGCAAAGGCTGTTGTGTGTGAAATCAGACGGATTCTGAAGCCCGCGGGCATCTGTGTGGTTTCGACTCCGAACCGTCTCGTCAATGGAACAGGTATGACTCCAGACAACCCATATCATGTTCGGGAGTACACTCCGGAAGAGTTCAGAACCCTGCTCCGCGTCGCCTTTGCCGAATTCTCGCTCTACGGGCAGGCCTATACGCCCGCATTCCTCGCTTTTCAGGAGAACATGAGGCGTATCTGGCACAACTTGTCTCTGATCCCTACGCTTTTCCACGAACTGCACGCGTTAAGGTCCCGGCTAGAGAGGGATGAGCGGTTGATAGGTCTAGCACTGTTGAGGAAGTTAAAGCAGAAGCTCGCCCGGAACAAAAAAGAAACAGCCGCCGTTTCCCCTGAGCCAACAGCAGATGTCGAGCGGGCCTTTCGTCATATGCAGGCGCTGGTCAACAGCATGGCGGATCGGGAAGTCACTCCCTATGGGATCGAAAAGGCACCGGTGATCGTGGCCGTTTGTCGAGCGTGA